In Calothrix sp. PCC 7507, one DNA window encodes the following:
- a CDS encoding DUF5989 family protein, whose amino-acid sequence MTKFSYLQRLKQRKHLAQLKEQIVFGLTLGWLMTLVGGFQYFFAIDSNDNFWKAILYIGIGLIAISLILPSAISLFQKFLQKLTEKIGEKIFILILLASYFLFILPIGVLLRRQKTNNSFYAWQDKFLAQVEGWIQWESQEDIQPLQLGAKKRPLMLQLFWVVAYFIRNGHYLLLPVLVLLLVLGLILFFVKASAFAPFIYTLF is encoded by the coding sequence TTGACTAAATTCTCTTATTTACAAAGATTGAAGCAACGAAAACATCTGGCTCAACTTAAAGAACAGATTGTTTTTGGGCTAACTCTGGGTTGGTTGATGACGCTTGTTGGTGGTTTTCAGTATTTCTTTGCGATCGACAGCAATGATAATTTCTGGAAAGCCATTCTTTATATAGGAATAGGGTTAATAGCAATCAGTCTTATTCTTCCCTCTGCTATTTCTTTGTTCCAGAAATTCTTGCAAAAGCTGACAGAAAAGATAGGTGAAAAAATATTTATATTAATTCTTTTAGCTAGCTACTTTTTATTTATTTTACCGATAGGAGTATTGCTAAGAAGACAAAAAACAAATAATTCATTCTATGCTTGGCAAGATAAATTTCTGGCTCAAGTTGAAGGATGGATACAGTGGGAAAGTCAAGAGGATATACAACCGCTTCAGCTTGGGGCTAAAAAGCGTCCTTTAATGCTACAACTATTTTGGGTAGTTGCCTATTTCATTCGTAACGGGCATTACTTATTACTTCCAGTGCTAGTTTTGCTGCTAGTTTTAGGTTTAATTCTGTTCTTTGTGAAAGCGTCTGCTTTTGCTCCCTTTATCTATACCTTGTTCTGA
- a CDS encoding tetratricopeptide repeat protein has protein sequence MVDSPKPLLTEAEKVEYRNKAACWREKLTNNGSDLSPIEIDFNPKVFEYNLQIPANYVPQIYSGRVVYFAAQEKSKDSFISDLLQPNAWNRWVINGVEVYEVPGDHLLMTKEPNVCILASKLTSCLNRAERQEKEQQQKRKREKLDFEGELVEKQTAMKKTDVLEIYDEDYAQKYNQRFLLNERSKNNADFEQETINKLLSEIGEGARWLDVACGTGYFLSRFPNVERAGLDISPAMLKVAKQANPDSLFVQGDYRDKRPQWEGKWDFVSCMWWAYCYVKSLSQLERVVENFADWTSERGVCFLPICEPEEIGTGKLKLPYIYTNSGNLGGYGGSIQFEGVIWSWIDEESGKQHLNLLAPQVEYMVNLFKKHFEQVEVIEYCSFGEGQRKAIVARSKRQKDTLETKIAVESESTGLFSSFFKIIRGGNWWLYKIPPLLAIAYAEILLMYLPVIQSILTVLALLFSISSLAAYGHIVNDILDIEVDQRVGKNNSMAQFSSWQHLLLCILFAATGFVLPILMNFGTWAIILLGINYLLPTLYSAPPLRLKEKGIWGVVSDAAGAHAIPTLFFAATFLHLSTTPQPESLILTITAKVWSFCAGLRGILLHQLWDRENDLKSGVKTLVTNLDVEKVRFWISFIIFPVEILLLSLLVLVISQFAPLLLVFFILYVLLKTINIKLALANAFEPAPTRKANVALHDFYEVWLPLALITLLSIREPLFLILLLLHIILFYPSIKQRTKDLVQLMVSGLKGLTNLVKFTNEYEQKVDFLPTNQQNKQGVEQLQAQLHTSQTEFTKLNSHLQQTQEQLEQIQAKLQQTQGELQQSQSQLHTSQTELLQSQSDLQQTQEQSEQIQAQLRQTEKELAQSQSQLHISQTELVQLKSYLQQTQGVEGIINYYRSRIASNPDDIQLYHQALTIKPDDTQISLQLGNALVRQNRFCDAIASYQTALQFHPDNFEIYLELAKTLEKDRKWEDAIASYRCAIELNPDYAWSHKYLGDILAERGQINEASLCYRRTLQLQPRIF, from the coding sequence ATGGTAGATAGTCCAAAACCATTGCTGACAGAAGCTGAGAAAGTTGAGTATCGAAACAAAGCAGCTTGCTGGAGAGAGAAGTTGACAAATAATGGCTCCGATCTCAGCCCGATTGAGATTGACTTCAACCCCAAAGTTTTTGAGTATAACCTTCAGATTCCAGCTAATTATGTACCACAGATATACTCAGGACGGGTTGTTTACTTTGCTGCTCAGGAGAAGAGTAAAGATTCTTTTATTTCCGATCTATTGCAACCTAATGCTTGGAATCGTTGGGTTATCAACGGAGTTGAAGTTTATGAGGTTCCGGGAGATCACCTATTGATGACTAAAGAACCTAATGTTTGTATTTTAGCCTCAAAATTAACTAGTTGTCTAAATCGAGCAGAACGTCAAGAAAAGGAACAGCAACAAAAACGAAAGAGAGAAAAGCTTGATTTTGAGGGAGAGCTTGTAGAGAAACAAACAGCTATGAAAAAAACTGATGTACTTGAAATTTACGATGAAGACTACGCTCAAAAGTATAATCAAAGATTTCTTCTCAATGAGCGGTCTAAAAATAACGCTGATTTTGAACAAGAAACTATTAACAAACTTTTAAGTGAAATCGGCGAAGGTGCTAGGTGGTTAGATGTCGCCTGTGGTACGGGGTACTTTCTGAGTCGCTTTCCAAATGTAGAACGAGCGGGACTAGATATTTCGCCTGCAATGCTCAAGGTTGCCAAGCAAGCAAATCCAGATTCTTTGTTTGTTCAAGGTGACTATAGAGATAAACGTCCGCAGTGGGAAGGAAAATGGGATTTTGTGTCCTGTATGTGGTGGGCTTACTGTTATGTAAAGTCGTTATCACAGCTAGAAAGAGTTGTTGAAAATTTCGCAGATTGGACATCTGAGCGGGGTGTTTGCTTTCTACCGATCTGTGAACCTGAAGAGATAGGAACTGGTAAGCTAAAACTCCCATATATTTACACAAATTCAGGAAATTTAGGTGGATATGGTGGCTCAATCCAGTTTGAAGGAGTAATTTGGAGTTGGATCGATGAAGAGTCTGGAAAACAGCATCTAAATCTGCTTGCACCACAAGTGGAATACATGGTCAACCTATTTAAAAAACACTTTGAGCAAGTAGAAGTCATTGAGTATTGTTCATTTGGGGAAGGACAAAGAAAAGCGATAGTTGCTCGTTCCAAAAGACAGAAAGATACACTTGAAACAAAAATAGCGGTTGAAAGTGAATCAACAGGATTGTTTTCATCTTTTTTCAAGATTATTCGAGGAGGTAACTGGTGGCTTTATAAAATCCCACCTTTACTAGCTATTGCTTATGCCGAAATCCTTTTGATGTATCTCCCGGTTATCCAATCAATATTAACTGTATTAGCCTTGTTATTCTCCATATCTTCTTTAGCGGCTTATGGACATATTGTTAATGATATTTTAGACATCGAAGTAGACCAAAGAGTTGGTAAAAACAATTCAATGGCTCAATTTTCATCCTGGCAGCACCTTTTACTTTGTATTTTATTTGCAGCCACAGGTTTTGTATTGCCAATCCTAATGAACTTCGGCACATGGGCAATTATATTACTAGGAATTAACTACTTGCTGCCCACTCTTTACTCTGCACCACCATTACGCTTAAAAGAAAAAGGTATATGGGGGGTAGTTAGCGATGCAGCCGGAGCACACGCCATTCCTACCTTGTTTTTTGCAGCAACTTTTTTACACCTAAGTACAACACCACAACCAGAATCTCTTATCCTGACTATTACAGCAAAAGTATGGTCATTTTGTGCAGGACTCAGAGGAATTCTCCTGCATCAACTTTGGGATAGGGAAAACGATTTAAAATCTGGTGTGAAGACATTAGTAACAAATCTTGATGTAGAAAAAGTGCGGTTTTGGATAAGTTTTATCATCTTTCCAGTTGAAATTTTACTGCTAAGTCTTCTGGTATTGGTTATTTCTCAGTTTGCTCCCCTACTGCTAGTTTTCTTTATCCTCTATGTTCTCTTAAAAACTATTAATATCAAATTAGCTTTAGCAAATGCCTTTGAACCTGCTCCTACTCGCAAAGCAAACGTAGCACTACACGATTTTTACGAGGTGTGGTTGCCTTTAGCTTTAATAACCTTATTATCTATCCGAGAACCCTTATTTTTAATATTGCTGTTATTACACATAATTCTGTTTTATCCGTCTATCAAACAAAGGACAAAGGATTTAGTTCAACTCATGGTGTCTGGACTAAAAGGTCTTACTAACTTAGTTAAATTCACTAATGAATATGAGCAGAAAGTAGATTTTTTGCCTACAAATCAGCAAAATAAACAAGGAGTGGAACAATTGCAAGCTCAATTACACACCTCGCAAACAGAATTTACAAAACTAAATTCTCATCTACAACAGACTCAAGAGCAATTAGAACAGATTCAAGCTAAACTCCAACAAACTCAGGGAGAACTACAGCAATCTCAATCTCAGCTACATACCTCTCAAACTGAATTGCTACAATCTCAGTCTGATTTACAACAGACTCAAGAGCAATCCGAGCAGATTCAAGCTCAACTGCGACAGACTGAGAAAGAATTGGCACAATCTCAGTCTCAACTACATATATCTCAAACCGAGTTGGTACAACTAAAGTCATATCTCCAACAAACTCAGGGAGTAGAGGGAATAATCAACTATTATCGCTCTCGCATCGCATCCAACCCCGATGATATCCAACTTTACCATCAGGCATTGACAATTAAGCCAGATGATACTCAAATTTCTTTGCAGTTAGGCAATGCTTTAGTTCGACAAAATCGCTTTTGTGATGCGATCGCATCTTACCAAACCGCACTACAATTTCACCCAGACAACTTTGAAATATACTTAGAATTAGCAAAGACTTTAGAGAAAGATCGGAAATGGGAAGATGCGATCGCTTCTTATCGATGTGCGATCGAACTCAATCCAGATTACGCTTGGTCGCACAAATACTTAGGAGATATACTAGCAGAACGCGGTCAAATTAACGAAGCAAGCCTCTGTTACCGTCGTACTTTGCAGCTTCAACCGAGAATTTTCTGA
- a CDS encoding glycosyltransferase, with protein sequence MKPADIEKFLSQKINSNEEKLLQQYFSEANVNQPLAFTNKILNLIFQKERLQNHHNNNFEVSFKQIIKDKLPPAVTRIALLVTTEYEGIFRNGGIGTYYRTLSERLAAEDFYVVLLLCQSQEKFAGESTIPAVKHIFSTSECMDVLELQPTHLAILSQLQHGEWVDYENYCALFFVTAIATTFPNTYIYIEFPEMLGLGYRTVQAKQTAILGENCVVAVTLHSGQEWLQEAHARYTHSHPDWFWQTSHYEQYSFEQADLAFFLSHFLKEKVEKYGWKTSHAKHLPYCFSVIEQPLKTITPRNDLQWLVDEDKIPLVFFGRLEERKGLFTFLEAIKLLESSVIEKVHIIFLGKNVELQAEGLQGLDSQQYIKQKLGSKCCYTIVTDLFSQEAIQLVNLLHCAIVCLTSSQENFPHTALEMGQLPVSLIVSDTGGFRETLNLIGRTDGVRWFIPENVLSLAQAMIEAISAYPEKLGVPMREFLHFVNQRLLNQRFEYMKQAFYQIATSPASHLDKSEPRRWILGMTHLTEQLFLENYAQNEYSGRGEVVELGCWFGSSTISLAMGLEANSCVTNKNQRIHVYDIFIWSSQANMPQSVIGTSLEGKYKDGDSFLNEYLERIHPWSHLIHVYPGDLAEIGWQQGEIECLFIDAMKSWELTNSIIKNFFPYLIPEVSLVIHQDFAHYYTSWIHLIMYRLREYLVPIEHPFIYSSRAFRYVKLIPNDLLQNSYSFDSFSETEVEAAFDYSLDITAKKMQPNILAAKVMHFIHVKNFEKAKLEFKESIAQLDSFEWLELADVQINAKIYHSIDLLS encoded by the coding sequence ATGAAGCCAGCAGACATAGAAAAATTCCTTTCTCAAAAAATAAACTCAAATGAAGAGAAACTTTTACAGCAGTACTTTAGCGAAGCAAATGTGAATCAACCTTTGGCATTTACTAATAAAATTCTCAATCTAATTTTTCAAAAGGAAAGGCTGCAAAATCATCATAATAACAACTTTGAAGTCAGCTTCAAACAGATAATAAAAGACAAATTGCCCCCGGCAGTTACACGAATAGCATTACTTGTCACAACCGAATACGAAGGTATTTTTAGGAATGGTGGAATTGGCACTTACTACCGCACTCTCAGTGAGAGATTAGCAGCAGAAGACTTTTATGTTGTGCTACTGCTTTGCCAAAGTCAAGAGAAGTTTGCTGGAGAGTCAACTATTCCCGCAGTGAAACATATCTTTTCGACGAGTGAATGTATGGATGTACTAGAATTACAGCCGACTCACTTGGCAATTTTGTCTCAGTTGCAGCATGGAGAATGGGTAGACTACGAGAACTATTGTGCGCTGTTTTTTGTGACTGCGATCGCCACTACATTTCCTAATACTTATATTTACATTGAATTTCCAGAAATGCTGGGATTGGGATACCGCACGGTTCAAGCCAAGCAAACAGCCATTTTAGGAGAAAATTGTGTGGTGGCTGTTACTTTGCATAGTGGACAGGAGTGGCTGCAAGAAGCCCATGCAAGGTACACACATTCTCATCCTGACTGGTTTTGGCAAACGAGCCATTATGAGCAGTATTCCTTTGAACAGGCAGATTTAGCATTCTTTTTGTCGCATTTTCTCAAAGAGAAAGTAGAGAAGTATGGCTGGAAAACATCTCATGCAAAGCATTTACCTTATTGTTTTTCAGTTATTGAACAACCATTGAAAACAATTACGCCCAGAAATGATTTACAATGGCTGGTTGATGAAGATAAAATTCCCCTTGTATTTTTTGGACGATTAGAGGAGAGAAAAGGGCTTTTTACTTTCCTAGAAGCAATCAAACTACTAGAAAGCAGTGTTATTGAAAAAGTTCATATCATCTTTCTGGGTAAGAACGTTGAGCTGCAAGCAGAGGGTTTACAAGGTTTAGATAGCCAGCAATATATTAAACAAAAGTTAGGCTCTAAATGTTGTTACACTATTGTGACTGATTTGTTCAGTCAAGAAGCGATTCAATTAGTAAATTTATTGCATTGTGCGATCGTTTGTCTCACCAGTAGCCAAGAGAACTTTCCCCATACAGCATTAGAAATGGGACAATTACCTGTCAGTTTAATTGTTTCCGATACAGGTGGATTTCGAGAAACTCTCAATCTAATTGGACGCACGGATGGTGTGCGCTGGTTCATACCGGAGAACGTGCTATCTCTTGCACAAGCGATGATTGAAGCTATCTCAGCCTACCCTGAGAAACTCGGTGTACCGATGAGAGAGTTTCTCCATTTTGTAAATCAACGCTTGCTGAATCAAAGATTTGAATACATGAAGCAAGCTTTTTATCAAATAGCTACATCACCTGCAAGTCATCTAGATAAAAGTGAACCCAGGCGATGGATACTGGGTATGACCCATTTAACAGAGCAACTCTTTTTAGAGAACTATGCCCAAAATGAGTATTCAGGTAGAGGAGAGGTTGTAGAACTCGGTTGCTGGTTTGGTTCATCAACCATTTCCTTAGCAATGGGACTTGAGGCTAATTCCTGTGTAACTAACAAAAACCAACGCATTCATGTTTACGATATTTTTATTTGGTCTTCACAGGCTAATATGCCGCAAAGTGTCATCGGCACTTCGTTAGAAGGAAAGTACAAAGATGGAGATAGTTTTCTAAACGAATACCTGGAGCGAATTCATCCTTGGAGTCATCTTATTCATGTCTATCCTGGGGATCTTGCAGAAATTGGCTGGCAACAAGGTGAAATCGAGTGTCTTTTTATTGATGCTATGAAATCCTGGGAATTAACAAATAGTATTATCAAAAATTTCTTTCCCTATCTGATTCCAGAAGTATCTCTGGTAATCCACCAAGACTTTGCTCATTACTATACTTCTTGGATTCATCTAATTATGTATCGCTTGCGAGAGTATCTAGTGCCGATTGAGCATCCCTTCATTTATTCCTCTAGAGCTTTTCGCTATGTCAAGCTGATTCCCAATGATTTGTTACAAAATTCATATTCATTTGATAGTTTTTCGGAAACTGAAGTTGAAGCCGCTTTTGATTATTCATTAGACATTACAGCAAAGAAAATGCAGCCGAATATTCTAGCAGCTAAAGTTATGCATTTTATTCATGTCAAAAATTTTGAAAAAGCTAAGTTAGAGTTTAAAGAATCAATAGCACAGCTTGATTCTTTTGAATGGTTAGAGTTGGCTGATGTTCAAATAAATGCTAAGATATATCACTCAATTGACCTACTCAGTTAA
- a CDS encoding SGNH/GDSL hydrolase family protein — protein MNLSRRLLIFVSPNKTWLSPCIAASVLAFISFPGWQKFFTNLTLPVQVEMTADDVKNVKAYWDNPALHPNAYKIIPIKSAKTPTNQTSSTDWRIKVEALAEKASDAKGSEVWIVDIRTPENQINWSKALMGVQKWELIDNQYGPQGKIAAARAGQPQSLEVLVKGSNLTITLLRSPWSGKVRVTANSQARETNLYAPNSAIEKLYFEPKKNQKSELYEIKVTKTPWHRLKFVPDAANSDQVKIDSIQIGNLKIQPEANGEFILPFYFWNQFSCALAATAISFLGLTILFISIVNIQRRNPQFISWQWFDKHQMPRAIIKLKIANKQTLIVPYKALKYFLISLIVLVSGLCLIEGYLDYIEKSKIIRLGSTQKYQVASMSLLATSVTQARTQSVGQRPQLSSSAWQQEDDRINHNNKEKILTSGTVRNPAQGEWIWRSKGFPVSKVATKPKRILVMGDSFVWGDGYSNMNDIWWRQLQRELTRRGYEQVEVIAAGLCGASTHQELEQARNLVRVYKPNLIIWGYVTNDPDEGVIEPFNYKFVNQDPIIRLITTLRDKAVFPRLNTLLFEARSRKVPGTMDEKRFGYEYSQWKLKLLEGKNFELYKKTVKELGHFQVSSGIPRFVMTLPTYPDRAYFTTLYSKIIPLFKAEKIAIYNILENFLKFYSGFNSNPIYATLDPVSTWRINPANGHPGTTATHFYGEQAADILEADYPQVLGERTPPAKLPAIHINDWVPYNLNLVASSTGIYTFKYPESEEYMLRLPIGKPFVQLNLEVPVAIKEIRLSGTGLKAASLDITAVDSQRQFDDGTIYSFEEKQGTSLVWNLEGQSSAKSANTIRLSASFQNNDRQLTLTLIPGAGRQP, from the coding sequence GTGAACCTCTCTCGTAGGTTGTTAATCTTTGTTAGTCCCAACAAAACTTGGTTGTCACCTTGTATTGCGGCTTCGGTATTAGCGTTTATTAGTTTTCCTGGCTGGCAAAAGTTTTTTACTAATCTAACTTTGCCTGTTCAGGTTGAAATGACAGCAGACGATGTTAAAAACGTTAAAGCTTACTGGGATAACCCAGCACTTCATCCTAATGCTTACAAAATAATTCCGATCAAATCAGCAAAAACTCCTACTAATCAAACCTCTTCTACTGATTGGCGTATTAAGGTTGAAGCGTTAGCAGAAAAAGCATCTGACGCTAAAGGTTCTGAAGTCTGGATTGTAGATATCAGAACACCGGAAAACCAGATTAACTGGTCAAAAGCGTTAATGGGTGTGCAAAAGTGGGAACTAATTGACAATCAATACGGACCTCAAGGTAAAATAGCTGCTGCTCGCGCTGGGCAACCGCAATCTTTAGAAGTGCTAGTGAAAGGTAGCAATTTAACTATCACATTATTGCGTAGCCCTTGGAGCGGTAAAGTGCGGGTAACAGCCAACAGCCAAGCACGCGAAACCAATTTATATGCTCCTAACAGTGCTATTGAAAAGCTGTATTTTGAGCCGAAAAAAAATCAAAAATCTGAGCTTTACGAAATTAAAGTTACTAAAACACCTTGGCATCGACTCAAGTTTGTTCCAGATGCTGCTAATTCCGATCAAGTGAAAATTGACTCCATTCAAATTGGGAATTTAAAAATTCAACCTGAAGCGAATGGAGAGTTTATTTTACCCTTCTACTTTTGGAATCAATTTAGTTGCGCTCTAGCTGCTACAGCTATCAGTTTTTTAGGGTTAACAATTTTATTTATCAGTATCGTAAATATCCAGCGACGAAATCCTCAATTTATTAGCTGGCAATGGTTCGATAAGCATCAGATGCCCAGAGCGATAATCAAACTTAAAATTGCAAATAAACAGACGCTAATCGTACCGTACAAAGCCCTCAAATACTTTCTGATTTCCTTAATAGTCTTAGTAAGCGGTCTTTGTTTAATAGAAGGTTATCTTGACTACATAGAAAAGAGCAAAATAATTCGATTGGGATCAACGCAAAAATATCAGGTTGCCTCTATGTCTTTGCTGGCAACCTCTGTCACTCAAGCTAGAACCCAATCAGTAGGGCAGCGTCCACAACTATCCTCCTCAGCATGGCAACAGGAAGACGATCGCATTAATCACAATAACAAAGAAAAAATCCTAACATCCGGTACGGTCAGGAATCCAGCACAAGGAGAGTGGATTTGGCGGTCAAAGGGATTTCCTGTTAGTAAGGTAGCAACGAAACCCAAACGTATTCTTGTGATGGGAGACTCTTTTGTATGGGGTGATGGCTATAGTAATATGAATGATATTTGGTGGCGGCAATTACAGCGAGAATTAACTCGTAGAGGCTACGAGCAAGTAGAGGTAATTGCTGCTGGATTGTGTGGAGCTTCAACCCACCAAGAGTTAGAGCAAGCACGTAATCTTGTTCGAGTTTATAAACCAAACTTAATTATTTGGGGTTATGTAACGAACGATCCCGATGAAGGGGTTATTGAGCCATTTAATTATAAGTTCGTTAATCAAGACCCAATAATAAGGTTGATTACAACCTTAAGAGATAAAGCTGTTTTTCCGAGATTAAATACACTTCTGTTTGAGGCTCGTTCTCGAAAAGTTCCAGGAACAATGGATGAAAAAAGATTTGGCTATGAATATAGTCAATGGAAGTTAAAATTACTTGAAGGTAAAAATTTTGAGCTTTACAAGAAAACAGTAAAAGAACTAGGGCATTTTCAAGTCAGTAGCGGTATCCCTAGATTTGTAATGACTTTGCCAACTTACCCTGATCGTGCTTACTTCACTACTCTATACAGCAAAATTATCCCCCTATTTAAGGCAGAGAAAATAGCCATATATAACATCTTAGAAAATTTTCTCAAATTCTATTCAGGCTTTAACTCAAATCCTATTTATGCCACATTAGATCCTGTTTCCACTTGGCGCATCAATCCAGCCAATGGACATCCTGGCACTACCGCGACTCATTTTTATGGGGAACAAGCCGCAGACATTCTCGAAGCTGATTATCCACAAGTATTAGGTGAACGAACTCCTCCAGCTAAACTACCAGCGATTCACATCAACGATTGGGTTCCTTACAACCTAAATCTAGTTGCAAGTTCTACGGGAATTTACACCTTTAAGTATCCTGAATCAGAAGAATATATGCTGCGTTTGCCAATTGGTAAACCCTTTGTGCAGCTAAATTTAGAAGTTCCTGTAGCCATTAAAGAAATTCGTCTTTCAGGAACTGGATTAAAAGCAGCGTCTTTGGATATAACAGCCGTAGATTCTCAACGCCAATTTGACGACGGCACTATTTACTCTTTTGAAGAGAAGCAAGGAACATCTTTAGTTTGGAATTTGGAGGGACAGTCATCTGCAAAATCTGCTAATACAATTCGACTGTCAGCCAGCTTTCAAAATAATGATAGACAACTCACCCTAACCCTAATTCCAGGTGCAGGGAGGCAACCATGA
- a CDS encoding carbamoyltransferase, which yields MSKIRILGISAYYHDSAAALVEDGKIIAAAQEERFTRIKADAEFPHHAIDYCLEAAGIDEHQLDYVVFYENPVVKFERLLTTYHLTAPNSWRSFLKAFPDWLTRKLWLESEIAKEMGIKKRIYFCDHHLSHAASAFFPSPFSEAAILTIDGVGEWSTATFGIGQENQIQLLKEIRFPNSFGLLYSAFTYYTGFKINSGEYKLMGLAPYGEPKYADLIREKLIHLNSDGSIILNQYYFDYVGGLTMTNDHFHQLFGSAPRSPESLITQKEMDIAASIQVILNEAVLAIALYIHQQTQQENLCLAGGVALNVVAMGKLSREGPFRQLWIQPAAGDAGGALGAALWFWHQKLSNMRTPIQPDAMQGAFLGTNISPASELDDAMLKRLEAVWQTHSEEVLQGLIAQKLAEGKVVAVARGRMEFGPRALGARSILADARSPYMQSHINLKIKFRESFRPFAPMVLAEDAAEYFEIQQESPYMLLAYPVKESRRLHAATEGLFGIDLLKVPRSDIPAVTHVDYSARVQTVDSDRHPFMHGILTQFKALTSCSVIVNTSFNVRSEPIVNTAEDAYRCFMVTEIDYLVIGDRFFDRNAQKQQPLSDEERTQWLRRFELD from the coding sequence ATGAGCAAAATACGGATTCTCGGTATCTCTGCTTATTACCATGACTCGGCGGCGGCTTTGGTCGAGGATGGTAAAATCATTGCAGCAGCCCAAGAGGAAAGATTTACCCGCATCAAAGCAGATGCAGAGTTTCCCCATCATGCTATTGATTATTGTCTAGAAGCTGCGGGAATCGACGAACATCAGTTAGATTATGTTGTTTTTTACGAAAATCCTGTTGTTAAATTTGAACGCTTACTCACAACCTATCACCTAACCGCTCCCAACAGTTGGCGGAGTTTTTTGAAAGCATTTCCCGACTGGTTAACCCGAAAACTCTGGCTAGAAAGTGAAATTGCCAAAGAAATGGGGATTAAAAAACGGATTTACTTTTGCGATCATCACCTTTCCCATGCTGCTAGTGCGTTCTTTCCCTCTCCCTTCTCAGAAGCAGCTATTCTTACAATTGATGGAGTCGGCGAATGGTCTACTGCTACTTTTGGGATAGGACAGGAAAATCAAATTCAATTGCTAAAAGAAATTCGGTTTCCTAATTCCTTTGGTCTGTTATATTCAGCCTTTACTTACTACACCGGATTTAAAATCAATAGCGGCGAGTATAAACTTATGGGTTTAGCTCCCTACGGAGAACCTAAATATGCCGATTTAATCAGAGAAAAGTTAATTCACCTCAATTCTGATGGTTCGATTATTTTGAACCAGTATTACTTTGATTATGTCGGCGGTTTAACAATGACAAATGACCATTTTCACCAACTATTTGGCAGCGCACCCCGTTCACCAGAATCGCTGATTACTCAAAAAGAAATGGATATTGCCGCCAGTATCCAAGTTATCTTGAACGAGGCCGTTTTAGCGATCGCACTCTACATTCATCAACAAACCCAGCAGGAAAATCTCTGTTTGGCGGGAGGTGTGGCGCTCAATGTAGTGGCAATGGGCAAATTATCCCGCGAGGGGCCATTTCGCCAATTATGGATTCAACCTGCGGCTGGGGATGCTGGGGGTGCATTGGGAGCAGCTTTATGGTTCTGGCATCAAAAACTAAGTAACATGAGAACTCCCATTCAACCTGATGCGATGCAAGGAGCTTTTTTGGGTACTAATATCTCCCCTGCTTCTGAGTTAGATGATGCAATGCTAAAGCGTTTAGAAGCCGTTTGGCAGACTCATAGCGAGGAAGTACTGCAAGGATTAATTGCTCAAAAATTAGCAGAGGGTAAAGTTGTCGCAGTCGCACGGGGACGAATGGAATTTGGGCCGCGGGCTTTGGGAGCCAGGTCAATTTTAGCCGATGCTCGCTCTCCATATATGCAAAGCCATATAAATTTAAAGATTAAGTTTCGTGAGAGTTTTCGCCCTTTTGCACCGATGGTATTGGCAGAAGATGCAGCAGAGTATTTTGAGATTCAGCAAGAAAGTCCTTATATGCTGCTGGCTTATCCGGTGAAAGAGAGCAGACGGCTACACGCAGCAACAGAGGGTCTATTCGGCATTGATTTACTAAAAGTGCCACGTTCGGATATTCCGGCTGTAACTCATGTAGACTACTCGGCTCGTGTTCAGACTGTGGATAGCGATCGCCATCCCTTTATGCACGGAATATTAACCCAATTTAAAGCTTTAACTAGTTGTTCTGTAATTGTTAATACATCCTTCAACGTCCGAAGTGAACCAATTGTGAATACAGCCGAGGATGCTTATCGTTGTTTTATGGTAACGGAAATTGATTACTTGGTTATTGGCGATCGCTTTTTTGACCGGAATGCCCAAAAACAGCAACCTCTTTCGGATGAAGAACGCACTCAATGGCTGAGGAGGTTTGAGCTTGACTAA